Sequence from the Bacillus sp. es.036 genome:
TTTATTATAAATTGAAGGTTCCTTATTCGCGTAGCTCCTCTTTCATAAGCATGGATGGAAAAGGAAATGTTCTTACGTTCATTTCGTCTCATAAAAAAAGGAACATCATAATAGTGAAGGTTTTTCGTGTTTTGAACAATTTCAAGTTGGGGGAGATGTATCACAGGCTCAACAGCAAAGCGCAGCTCGCCGTTCCAAATCGGCAACTTCCCTTGATTTTGTATCGAAAAGGAGAGCGTTTCATGTTCACCTTTGAAAAGCCTAATCGTATGTCGCTTATTTTCTACCTGAACAGATGTAGCTGCTTTCTTTAAGTAGATACGGGTTCCATAGCTAAGTAGCAATAATGCCATAGTAACTATGAATAGCTCGACCGATTGAAAATAAAAAGAAATAATAATCAAAACCCAGCTTAGTCCTAGAAAAGAAGAAAGGAATATAGAGAGTGTGGTTTTAGACTCCCACCTCATGTTGTTGCCCCTCCCCTCACTTCCACCGGAACCTCGACTAGAGTAAGAATCTCTTGAAGCACAGCTTGTTTCGTCTTACGCATCGCTCCTTCCATCGTTAAGACTAGACGATGACTGAGAACATAAGGCGCCACGAACTGAATATCTTCAGGAGTAACAAATGATCTTCCTTCGATGAATGCTTTTCCTTGTGCTGCTTTCATAAAGGCAATCGTTCCTCGCGGGCTTACGCCAACACTTATGTACCCTCCGCTTCTCGTCGCTTGGACGATACTTAAAAGATAATCCTCAATTACTTCAGAAAGCTCCACTCGCTTCACTTCTTTTTGAAATAATTCAATTTCTCCATCTTCAAAAATCGACTTCAAATCATCGAATGGATTTTGAAGCCTCATCATTTGAATCATTCGTTTTTCTTCTATCGGTGTTGGATATCCGCTTTGCATCTGCATAAAGAAACGATCCATTTGGGCTTCAGGTAATGAAAAAGTTCCCTGTGATTCGAGGGGATTTTGCGTTGCGATTACGATAAAAGGCGTCGGAAGTTTGAGCGTTGTTCCTTCAATGGTTACCTGCTTTTCTTCCATTACTTCTAGTAAACTCGACTGCGTTCGAGGCGTTGCTCGGTTGATTTCATCAGCTAGCAATACGTTCGTCACAACTGGTCCTGGACGCAATTCAAAATCTTGCTTTTTTGGATTGAAAAATTGAATACCTGTCACATCACCTGGTAAAACATCTGGAGTAAACTGAATTCTTTTAAATTGCCCACCTAGTAAAACAGCCATTGATTTAGCTAGAAGGGTTTTTCCAGTACCAGGAACATCTTCCAGCAATACATTACCATTATTTAACAAAGAAATCATCACCAGCTCAATCGTTTTTTTCTTTCCGATTAGAACTTTTTGCATCTCATGTTGGACAAGCTTCATCTTTTCAACAATAGTCATATTAGCAGCCCCTTTTTAGATGGAGAGATATCGATTAATCCTTATCTTGCTTATACTTCCAGAGGAAGTCACGATCTAAACTTGTGCCACGCCTTTTCTCATCTCTTAACTTATGACTTCCATCCTTACCGAGTTGATTTCCTTTAAGAAGAGCTCCCTCACCATATTTGGATCGAATCGAACCAATCGTATTCTGGAGATTGTATCGTTTTGAATCCGCTTCAAAAGAAAATAAATCAAGCTGAACAGTGGCCTCGTTTCGATCAACTAGCTGCTGTCCTGTTACGCCAAGTAAGCGAATCGGCTGCCCTGACCAATTCTTCTCAAAGAGAGCTTGAACAGCTTCAAGAATGTCCGCAGACTGAGATATGGGATT
This genomic interval carries:
- a CDS encoding AAA family ATPase translates to MTIVEKMKLVQHEMQKVLIGKKKTIELVMISLLNNGNVLLEDVPGTGKTLLAKSMAVLLGGQFKRIQFTPDVLPGDVTGIQFFNPKKQDFELRPGPVVTNVLLADEINRATPRTQSSLLEVMEEKQVTIEGTTLKLPTPFIVIATQNPLESQGTFSLPEAQMDRFFMQMQSGYPTPIEEKRMIQMMRLQNPFDDLKSIFEDGEIELFQKEVKRVELSEVIEDYLLSIVQATRSGGYISVGVSPRGTIAFMKAAQGKAFIEGRSFVTPEDIQFVAPYVLSHRLVLTMEGAMRKTKQAVLQEILTLVEVPVEVRGGATT